The following are encoded in a window of Methanococcus voltae genomic DNA:
- a CDS encoding UPF0147 family protein gives MFTAKEVSTEDKIKNITYMLKEIIEDTTVPRNIRAAADNAKEALNNEENEFIVRSATAIQYLDDISEDPNMPTHTRTQIWSIVSELETIKNE, from the coding sequence ATGTTCACAGCTAAAGAAGTAAGTACCGAAGATAAAATTAAAAATATTACATACATGTTAAAAGAAATTATCGAAGATACGACTGTACCAAGAAACATAAGAGCAGCTGCAGACAATGCAAAAGAAGCTTTAAACAATGAAGAAAACGAATTTATCGTAAGAAGTGCTACAGCAATCCAATACTTAGATGATATCAGCGAAGACCCAAACATGCCGACACATACAAGAACTCAAATATGGAGTATTGTAAGCGAATTAGAGACTATTAAAAACGAATAA
- the frhB gene encoding coenzyme F420 hydrogenase subunit beta codes for MDPFGSYKFAISARATDKQIRKKSQDGGIVSAAYIHGLESGLLDGVIVADKGEDFCAVPKVATTVDEVLSAAGTKYTTSPNLSVLKNAVREYGCDKVGFVGTPCQVQSIRKMLKYPVGYRHVPDKIALVMGIFCMENFPYNGLKTIVEEHCGIKMEDVAKTDIGKGKFWVYSKWGDVKTIKLKDTHPYEQQSCHVCMDYTAELADISTGSVGSPDGWSTIFIRTANGEAYYKAMEDAGVIEIKNIDDVKPGLGLVEKLANSKKDNNGKERAHRKEIGLPLPY; via the coding sequence ATGGACCCATTCGGCTCATACAAGTTTGCTATATCCGCAAGAGCTACTGATAAACAAATCCGTAAAAAATCACAAGACGGTGGTATTGTATCAGCAGCTTACATACACGGTTTAGAAAGTGGATTACTTGATGGAGTAATTGTTGCAGATAAAGGTGAAGATTTCTGTGCAGTACCTAAAGTAGCTACAACTGTTGACGAAGTTTTAAGTGCAGCAGGTACAAAATATACAACTTCACCAAACTTATCAGTATTGAAAAATGCTGTAAGAGAATACGGTTGCGATAAGGTAGGATTCGTAGGTACTCCTTGTCAAGTGCAATCAATCAGAAAAATGTTAAAATACCCAGTAGGATACAGACACGTACCTGATAAAATTGCTTTAGTAATGGGTATCTTCTGTATGGAAAACTTCCCATACAACGGTTTAAAAACCATTGTTGAGGAGCACTGTGGAATTAAAATGGAAGATGTTGCTAAAACAGATATCGGAAAAGGTAAATTCTGGGTATATTCAAAATGGGGCGATGTAAAAACTATTAAGTTAAAAGACACTCACCCATACGAACAACAATCTTGCCACGTATGTATGGATTACACAGCTGAACTTGCAGATATCTCAACAGGTTCAGTTGGTAGCCCAGACGGTTGGAGTACAATCTTTATAAGAACTGCAAACGGTGAAGCATACTATAAAGCTATGGAAGATGCGGGCGTTATTGAAATAAAGAACATTGACGATGTAAAACCAGGATTAGGATTAGTTGAAAAATTAGCTAACTCCAAAAAGGACAACAACGGTAAAGAGAGAGCACATAGGAAAGAAATAGGATTGCCATTACCTTACTAA
- the frhA gene encoding coenzyme F420 hydrogenase subunit alpha produces MAEPITIAPTTRHEGHAKLVLNVDDDGIVTKAFYPNTTPVRGFETMLQGKPAAFGPIAVMRICGICQATHGIASCEAIENAIGAEIPQDGMILRELLGLGNRMHSHPLHHLLIVDDLLKPEEADTLRIDGIKLIQKMRKEGQLIVDIVGGEGIHPPNLLVGGMRNNISERAKSKLYYACREYQKDARQMYDVIEMLTERYLDEIGIPDLGRHDLPYLATDTTFGNRDNLKLDDIAELTAQNYYANYPDIAQTATNQIPLYLGTPAESGPRARMVKFGSFRTDGGVMDVNLARALENLGAAERSLQLLDNLDINGATKITPEFKDGFGVGIHEAPRATNTHMAEMGADGRIKNYRIIAASTWNMPVVEKAIEGYHHKYAEVIMRAYDIUASCATHIIVKDEQTKKVVDLRRF; encoded by the coding sequence GTGGCAGAACCTATAACAATTGCTCCTACAACAAGACATGAGGGGCATGCCAAACTCGTTTTAAATGTGGACGATGATGGAATTGTAACCAAAGCATTTTACCCAAATACCACTCCTGTGAGAGGATTTGAAACGATGCTCCAAGGAAAGCCTGCAGCATTTGGACCTATTGCAGTTATGAGAATATGTGGAATATGTCAAGCTACGCACGGTATAGCTTCCTGTGAAGCTATCGAAAACGCTATCGGTGCGGAAATCCCGCAAGATGGTATGATATTAAGAGAACTTTTAGGTTTAGGTAATAGGATGCATTCACACCCATTACACCATTTATTGATTGTGGATGACTTATTAAAACCTGAAGAAGCAGATACTTTGAGAATAGATGGTATCAAATTGATTCAAAAAATGAGAAAAGAGGGTCAATTAATCGTTGATATCGTTGGGGGAGAAGGTATCCACCCACCTAACTTATTAGTAGGTGGTATGAGAAATAATATCTCCGAAAGAGCTAAATCAAAATTGTACTATGCTTGTAGGGAATACCAAAAAGATGCAAGACAAATGTACGACGTTATAGAAATGTTAACTGAAAGATACTTGGATGAAATCGGAATCCCTGATTTGGGAAGACACGATTTACCATACCTCGCAACCGATACAACATTCGGTAATAGAGACAATTTAAAATTAGATGATATCGCAGAATTAACTGCTCAAAATTACTATGCTAATTATCCAGATATCGCACAAACTGCTACAAACCAAATCCCATTATACTTAGGAACACCTGCTGAGAGTGGACCAAGAGCAAGAATGGTTAAATTCGGTTCGTTCAGAACAGATGGCGGAGTAATGGATGTTAACCTTGCAAGAGCCTTAGAAAACTTAGGTGCTGCTGAAAGGTCATTACAATTATTAGATAATTTAGATATAAACGGTGCTACCAAAATTACACCAGAATTCAAAGATGGATTTGGTGTAGGTATACACGAAGCTCCAAGAGCTACTAACACACACATGGCAGAAATGGGTGCAGACGGTAGAATTAAAAACTACAGAATCATCGCAGCTTCAACATGGAATATGCCAGTAGTTGAAAAGGCTATCGAAGGGTACCACCACAAATATGCGGAAGTAATCATGAGAGCGTACGATATATGAGCTTCATGTGCAACGCACATCATCGTGAAAGATGAACAGACTAAAAAAGTAGTAGATTTAAGAAGATTCTAA
- the amrB gene encoding AmmeMemoRadiSam system protein B, with product MSRTPIAQNRFYPQDANELISLLEYFYTNPLGIGELPLKINSKKDLENSIGLICPHAGYEYSGITASYSYYELSKRLGDETTIILLAPNHTGMGARVAISNEIWETPLGDIKPDLELIDELISHDLFELDDIAHLQEYSVEVQLPFIKHLELLNISKFKIVPICCQSMEYDDYVNMGASIYESATKLNKKVVIIASTDFSHYEPQETTIKKDAKVIKNILEMDEKAIYEAIYDNNVSMCGYGQVITMLCALKLFGAESAELLNYMTSGDLTQEYTSVVGYGSLLIE from the coding sequence ATGTCAAGAACTCCAATCGCACAAAACAGGTTTTACCCACAAGATGCAAATGAATTAATCAGTTTACTCGAATATTTCTACACAAATCCCTTGGGAATCGGAGAATTACCTTTAAAAATTAATTCAAAAAAAGATTTGGAGAATTCCATTGGATTAATTTGTCCACACGCTGGTTATGAATATTCGGGAATTACTGCAAGCTATTCATATTATGAACTCTCAAAAAGGTTAGGTGATGAAACAACGATTATACTACTGGCACCAAACCACACCGGTATGGGCGCAAGGGTGGCGATTTCCAATGAAATATGGGAAACCCCACTGGGTGATATAAAGCCAGATTTAGAATTGATAGATGAGCTAATATCACACGATTTGTTTGAACTTGATGATATTGCACATTTGCAAGAGTATTCGGTAGAGGTTCAACTACCTTTTATAAAACATCTTGAATTATTGAACATATCGAAGTTTAAAATAGTTCCAATATGTTGCCAAAGTATGGAATATGATGATTATGTTAATATGGGTGCATCAATCTATGAATCTGCAACAAAATTAAATAAAAAAGTTGTAATAATTGCTTCGACTGATTTTTCACACTACGAGCCTCAAGAAACAACCATAAAAAAAGATGCAAAAGTAATCAAAAATATCCTCGAAATGGATGAAAAAGCAATTTATGAAGCTATATATGATAATAACGTAAGTATGTGCGGATACGGACAAGTAATAACTATGTTATGTGCTTTAAAATTGTTTGGTGCTGAAAGTGCTGAATTATTGAATTATATGACTTCGGGCGACTTAACACAAGAATATACTTCTGTTGTAGGTTATGGTTCGTTATTAATTGAATAA
- the frhD gene encoding coenzyme F420-reducing hydrogenase, FrhD protein, giving the protein MNNETEFDLTPSYLLKETLILACGNILFADDGFSVHVIEKLQDLLSNEEKERIALVDAGAGAPQQVLTLIDENSKVKEIIVVDVIDYGLEPGTIKILKKEDLPNPEHTKVDSHDWPLSTTLNRICTENNIKYKVIGCQAKYVSEPDVVLELCEEVENAVDEAVDMILADIRGN; this is encoded by the coding sequence ATGAACAATGAAACAGAATTCGATTTAACCCCGTCATACTTGTTAAAAGAGACGTTAATTCTGGCTTGTGGAAATATATTATTTGCTGATGATGGATTTAGTGTTCATGTCATCGAAAAATTACAAGATTTACTATCTAATGAGGAAAAAGAGCGTATTGCACTTGTAGATGCAGGCGCTGGGGCACCTCAACAAGTACTTACTTTAATCGATGAAAATTCAAAGGTTAAAGAAATTATTGTGGTAGATGTAATTGATTACGGACTTGAACCAGGTACCATTAAAATACTTAAAAAGGAAGACCTTCCTAATCCAGAACATACAAAAGTAGATAGCCACGATTGGCCATTATCTACTACATTGAACAGAATTTGTACTGAAAATAATATAAAATACAAAGTTATTGGTTGTCAAGCAAAATATGTTTCAGAACCTGACGTTGTGTTGGAATTATGTGAAGAAGTTGAAAACGCTGTTGATGAAGCTGTAGATATGATATTAGCGGATATAAGGGGAAATTAA
- the frhG gene encoding coenzyme F420 hydrogenase subunit gamma has protein sequence MVKVAHVQLSSCCGCLVSLTDTYEKLLDVLGAIDLVYSQTLADVREVPDDVDIILLEGSVCINDHHALETALACRKKAKILVALGACAASGNITRFSRGGQMSKPVHDAFAPLTEVVKCDLAIPGCPPSPEIIVAVITAALEGDMDYLEPFAELAKYGSEACGCDLINKVINKSLCMGCGACAAACPTRAVTMECGRPAIDKEICIKCGTCSVQCPRIRFPELIEKIE, from the coding sequence ATGGTTAAAGTTGCCCACGTACAATTAAGCAGTTGCTGTGGATGCTTGGTATCCCTTACGGACACATACGAGAAGTTATTGGATGTATTAGGTGCTATAGACTTAGTATATTCACAAACTTTGGCAGATGTTAGGGAAGTACCTGACGATGTAGATATCATCTTATTGGAAGGTAGCGTTTGTATAAACGACCATCACGCATTAGAAACAGCACTCGCTTGTAGAAAAAAAGCTAAAATACTTGTAGCATTAGGTGCTTGTGCTGCAAGCGGAAACATTACAAGGTTTTCAAGAGGCGGACAAATGTCAAAACCAGTTCACGACGCATTTGCTCCGTTAACTGAAGTTGTAAAGTGTGACCTTGCAATACCTGGATGTCCACCATCACCTGAAATTATCGTAGCTGTGATAACCGCTGCACTTGAAGGAGATATGGATTACTTAGAACCATTCGCAGAACTCGCTAAATACGGTAGTGAAGCTTGCGGTTGCGATTTAATCAACAAAGTAATTAACAAATCATTATGCATGGGATGTGGAGCTTGTGCAGCAGCTTGTCCAACAAGAGCTGTTACAATGGAGTGCGGAAGACCAGCAATCGACAAAGAAATTTGTATAAAATGCGGTACTTGTAGCGTACAATGTCCAAGAATAAGATTCCCTGAATTAATTGAAAAAATAGAGTAA
- a CDS encoding winged helix-turn-helix domain-containing protein, giving the protein MQIEIDKKVIKALSARSRVKILKKLNQKRYTVTELSKALNLSKSTVHEHLSIMLDGGLVEKHDDGHKWIYYGMTSKGKLIINSQFEKTIVLFPLSIVAFVSGFYSLFMYGKGSVITPIVARTGTGFYGEATYDSVNLMTAKSTPVVENVVNHDPANLIIGLILLGIAFFMLNHIHKTYKNAKFNENRYKMD; this is encoded by the coding sequence ATGCAGATTGAAATAGATAAAAAAGTTATAAAAGCCCTTTCTGCCCGTTCAAGAGTTAAAATATTGAAAAAACTGAATCAAAAACGATATACTGTCACAGAATTATCTAAAGCTCTTAATTTATCAAAATCAACGGTTCACGAACACTTATCAATTATGCTTGATGGGGGACTCGTAGAAAAACACGATGATGGGCATAAATGGATTTATTACGGAATGACAAGTAAAGGAAAACTCATAATAAATAGCCAGTTTGAAAAAACCATCGTATTGTTCCCATTATCAATCGTAGCGTTTGTAAGCGGATTTTACAGCTTATTTATGTATGGAAAAGGTAGTGTTATTACACCAATTGTTGCAAGAACGGGTACTGGGTTTTATGGGGAAGCTACATATGACTCCGTTAATTTAATGACTGCAAAATCTACACCAGTTGTAGAAAACGTTGTAAATCACGACCCTGCAAATTTAATCATTGGATTAATATTATTGGGAATTGCATTTTTTATGCTAAATCATATCCATAAAACTTACAAAAACGCAAAATTTAATGAAAATCGTTATAAAATGGATTAA
- a CDS encoding aldehyde ferredoxin oxidoreductase N-terminal domain-containing protein, which translates to MKNILIDASSKTYETIEGTYLPLDWGMKLHNDYQTYKEDIYSDNNIFCFGKGVLPIIGGHRLIFSFRSPMWKGFHFSAMGGAGYTLQNTGLDNIAIKGRCKKPSLIILNGNGSFSLEFKEIEEFEQGKFKSVYELNDYLISEYKHIDENFRAFLVGPSAITTDIAGIYSQTIKNGAIVEGSEDWAARGGCGSALYRCHNVVGVVFFGDNYKKDIEKEIKLKKIVEKCHNKPYINAVLSNTEKYRYSKKTETGGTFGNNYKTAMDLTPIFNWRTPFIKKEDRLYFHDKILKYFVAQFDKEAIIPKNWTNCGEPCPVACKKYRKGMHVDYEPYEANGPCLGIFDIYAVDKVVHAVDSLGMDAIEFGNLCAWVFELLNVGLLKPEEVGIQLPYFDVENYDTDENILKCSNHNAEQAIALANLIVYGILDKSTLKVENPNIKKIEQLIKLLRKDTRYAANELNEIYNERLYNLNNSDCNLKVEKFIKYKSNCLKNPEPLNFNDFAVYVAFGHNGQISPTMYWAIGNYMPYLIQGKYLTYYQNGVFLEPEELATLSVKGATEEISLENLGICRFHRKWILPVLDELLAEVFKEESKNNKENEDTENDVNYYLSNNIHKVSLILLNKIYEYDLKVGYPHVIESHRVKELIACGAKDFGNEKWAKKFEEEGDKALDEYVSRVLKKYSELLNISWKL; encoded by the coding sequence ATGAAAAATATACTAATCGATGCGTCATCAAAAACCTACGAAACTATAGAAGGTACTTATTTGCCACTGGATTGGGGTATGAAACTCCACAATGATTATCAAACTTATAAAGAAGATATATACAGCGATAATAATATATTTTGCTTTGGAAAAGGTGTTTTACCGATTATTGGGGGGCATCGGTTAATATTTTCTTTTAGGTCACCAATGTGGAAAGGTTTCCATTTTTCAGCAATGGGCGGAGCAGGATATACTTTACAAAATACTGGTTTGGACAATATCGCAATTAAAGGAAGATGCAAAAAACCAAGTCTTATAATTTTAAATGGAAATGGTAGTTTTAGCTTAGAATTCAAAGAAATCGAAGAATTCGAACAAGGGAAGTTTAAAAGTGTTTATGAATTAAATGATTATTTAATAAGCGAATATAAACACATCGATGAAAATTTTAGGGCATTTTTAGTAGGTCCAAGTGCAATAACAACAGATATAGCTGGAATATATTCTCAAACCATAAAAAATGGTGCAATTGTTGAAGGTTCTGAGGATTGGGCAGCAAGAGGGGGGTGTGGTTCAGCACTCTACCGGTGCCACAACGTTGTAGGTGTTGTATTTTTCGGAGATAATTATAAAAAGGACATAGAAAAAGAAATAAAACTTAAAAAAATCGTAGAAAAGTGCCATAATAAACCATACATCAATGCAGTACTTTCAAATACTGAAAAATACCGATACAGCAAAAAGACTGAAACAGGCGGGACTTTTGGAAATAATTACAAAACTGCAATGGATTTAACCCCTATATTCAATTGGAGAACGCCATTTATAAAAAAAGAAGATAGATTATATTTCCACGATAAAATATTAAAGTATTTTGTGGCTCAATTTGATAAAGAAGCCATAATCCCTAAAAATTGGACAAATTGCGGAGAACCCTGTCCTGTAGCTTGTAAGAAATATCGAAAAGGAATGCACGTAGATTATGAGCCTTATGAAGCAAATGGTCCGTGTTTGGGTATTTTTGATATTTATGCAGTTGATAAGGTTGTGCACGCTGTGGATAGTTTAGGAATGGATGCAATAGAATTCGGAAACTTGTGTGCGTGGGTTTTTGAGCTTTTAAACGTAGGACTCTTAAAACCTGAAGAAGTTGGTATACAATTGCCTTATTTTGACGTAGAAAATTACGATACTGACGAAAATATCTTAAAATGTTCAAATCATAATGCAGAACAAGCAATCGCTCTTGCAAACTTAATAGTTTATGGCATACTCGATAAATCTACTTTAAAGGTTGAAAATCCAAATATTAAAAAAATTGAACAATTGATTAAATTGTTAAGAAAAGATACGAGATATGCTGCAAATGAATTAAATGAAATATATAATGAAAGATTATATAATTTAAATAATTCAGATTGCAATTTAAAAGTTGAAAAATTTATAAAATATAAATCAAACTGTTTGAAAAACCCTGAACCTTTAAATTTCAATGATTTTGCGGTTTATGTGGCTTTTGGACACAATGGACAAATTTCTCCAACTATGTACTGGGCAATAGGTAATTATATGCCTTATCTAATACAAGGCAAATATCTTACTTATTACCAAAACGGGGTATTTTTAGAGCCCGAAGAATTGGCTACATTAAGTGTCAAAGGTGCTACTGAAGAGATATCTCTCGAAAACTTAGGCATTTGTCGATTCCATAGAAAATGGATATTGCCAGTTTTAGATGAATTACTTGCAGAAGTCTTTAAAGAAGAATCTAAAAATAATAAAGAGAATGAAGATACTGAAAACGATGTTAATTACTATTTATCAAATAATATACACAAAGTTAGCTTAATTTTGCTTAATAAGATTTATGAGTATGATTTAAAGGTGGGTTATCCCCACGTTATTGAAAGTCACCGGGTAAAAGAATTAATAGCTTGTGGAGCAAAAGACTTTGGAAATGAAAAATGGGCTAAGAAATTTGAAGAAGAGGGCGATAAAGCTTTAGACGAATATGTATCAAGAGTTTTAAAAAAATACAGTGAATTATTAAATATATCTTGGAAATTATAG
- a CDS encoding AI-2E family transporter — MRDSDFNIILKVGSLFCFMLMVYIMLPFIDAISFGIAFAYITKPAYDRFRRKFSKSTSAILSILVLTIPVLATILIIVEQLIFYLLNLDLSTLSTSVSTLISKISIYNINLSNYWTPISSDLFKFLEGILNGLLGQLSVVPLLMIKVLIILFMTYYFLKDGHKLLNATLIHIPECYQAHVKIFAQKLNDSYKNMFTGTALTSLIAMVIAIIGYQLLGIPNALALGVLTGICVLLPVVGGWGIYMPLAIYYLLQGEILYALTIYMFGTIFLSFILDFYIRPKVVKSGGNVHPVMTLTAFLIAPLTLGIAGFALGPIIVGAFDSLYGLKDGEISLINLRQNCELSSIAQLGNEDEDEGKEDD, encoded by the coding sequence ATGAGAGACAGTGATTTTAACATTATTCTTAAAGTGGGAAGTTTATTCTGTTTTATGCTTATGGTATACATAATGTTGCCGTTTATAGATGCAATTTCGTTTGGGATAGCTTTTGCATATATTACAAAACCTGCATATGATAGATTTAGGAGGAAATTTTCAAAATCAACCTCTGCAATATTGAGTATATTAGTGCTAACTATCCCCGTTCTTGCCACTATATTAATCATCGTGGAACAATTAATATTCTACTTGTTAAACTTGGATTTATCTACATTAAGCACTTCAGTATCGACTTTAATTTCTAAAATTTCGATATACAATATAAATTTATCAAATTATTGGACACCAATTTCTTCAGACTTATTTAAATTTTTAGAAGGTATTCTAAATGGATTATTAGGTCAATTATCTGTAGTGCCATTATTAATGATAAAAGTATTAATCATCCTGTTTATGACATATTATTTCTTAAAAGATGGTCATAAATTATTAAACGCAACTTTGATACATATTCCCGAATGTTATCAGGCACACGTAAAGATATTTGCACAAAAATTAAATGATTCTTATAAAAATATGTTTACAGGTACTGCATTAACTTCTTTAATTGCTATGGTGATTGCAATTATCGGTTATCAATTGTTAGGGATTCCAAATGCTTTAGCGTTAGGTGTTTTAACTGGAATATGTGTTTTATTGCCTGTAGTAGGAGGTTGGGGTATTTATATGCCTTTGGCAATCTATTATTTACTTCAAGGCGAGATATTGTATGCTTTAACAATATATATGTTTGGTACCATATTCTTGTCATTTATATTGGATTTCTACATACGTCCAAAGGTTGTAAAATCAGGCGGAAATGTGCACCCCGTAATGACTTTAACGGCTTTCTTAATCGCTCCTTTAACATTGGGAATTGCAGGATTTGCTTTAGGTCCGATAATCGTAGGTGCTTTTGATTCATTATATGGCTTAAAAGATGGGGAAATTTCACTTATAAATTTAAGACAAAATTGTGAATTATCTTCAATAGCTCAGTTAGGTAATGAAGATGAAGACGAAGGCAAAGAAGATGATTAA
- the fucA gene encoding L-fuculose phosphate aldolase, translating into MDHILAEFVDVCKKLYERKYVVGSGGNVSIKVGNLVFITPTGHILGFMEKEKICIVDMDGDILKGKPTSELNMHLKIYKNRKDVNAIVHTHCMYCTAFSNIDKEIKLITPEGQLFIRKIDYIDYYPCGSMELAEAVSGSEESAIVLKNHGLVTVGETIFEAYLKTEVVEELAQMNYIIHNMIK; encoded by the coding sequence ATGGACCATATATTAGCTGAATTTGTCGACGTGTGCAAAAAACTTTACGAAAGAAAGTATGTTGTTGGCTCAGGCGGTAATGTAAGTATTAAAGTTGGAAACTTAGTTTTTATAACCCCTACAGGTCATATATTAGGTTTTATGGAAAAAGAAAAGATATGTATTGTTGATATGGATGGGGATATATTAAAAGGAAAACCTACTTCTGAATTAAATATGCACTTAAAAATTTACAAAAATAGAAAAGACGTAAATGCGATTGTGCATACTCATTGTATGTATTGTACAGCTTTTTCAAATATCGATAAAGAAATAAAGCTTATAACGCCAGAAGGACAGTTATTTATTCGTAAAATCGATTATATTGATTATTACCCTTGTGGCAGTATGGAATTAGCTGAAGCTGTTTCAGGTAGCGAAGAAAGTGCCATTGTTTTAAAAAATCATGGTTTAGTCACAGTTGGGGAAACCATTTTTGAAGCATACTTAAAAACTGAAGTTGTAGAAGAACTTGCCCAGATGAATTACATTATCCACAATATGATAAAATAA